A genomic window from Planococcus rifietoensis includes:
- the polA gene encoding DNA polymerase I — protein sequence MERGNFVSKKILLLDGNSLAYRAFFALPLLTNDNGVHTNAVYGFTTMLQKLLEEEKPTHMMVAFDAGKTTFRNEAYKEYKGGRQKTPPELSEQFPYLRKLLTAYQIKQYELDNYEADDIIGTLSLQAEQAGDQVVVVSGDKDLTQLASDSTVVYITRKGITDIEKYTVDHIQEKYGLTPLQIIDMKGLMGDSSDNIPGVPGVGEKTALKLLAKHGSVEGVYETIEEQKGKMKEKLVENEELAYLSKKLATIERQAPVEVSIDELDYAGPDQDELVRIWNELAFKSLLEKLDYTAEETDKEELHFEVLETVDQSLLEDGMAVHLELYDEHYHSCDLLGVSLASEKATYVIPMEVAEQSEALKEWLEDEAANKYMSDSKAATAAFLRKGIKIDGVDFDLMLGAYIVNPSLKYTDLADIVREYGYSDVSTNEQVYGKGAKKKVPEAADLNEHMARKARAIYNVRPVVVKKLEENEQFDLYDKLELPLAKVLGQMESLGVKVDRGQLADMGVELKRKLGMIEQEIYALAGQEFNINSPKQLGVILFEQLGLPAIKKTKTGYSTAADVLEKLEGKHEIIHHILMYRQLGKLLSTYIEGLLKEIHEDGKVHTRFQQALTTTGRLSSTNPNLQNIPVRLEEGRKIRKAFVPSQPGWVMVAADYSQIELRVLAHMSKDESLIEAFQSDLDIHTKTASDVFSVSLEEVTSDMRRAAKAVNFGIVYGISDYGLSQNLNITRKDAADFIERYLASFPGVQGYMTSIVEQAKKDGFVTTLMNRRRYLPDINSSNFNLRSFAERTAMNTPIQGSAADVIKQAMIEMDIALEREGLQSKMILQVHDELIFEAPAEELEKLMELVPEVMESAVKLNVPLKVDIASGDTWYDTK from the coding sequence ATGGAAAGGGGTAATTTTGTGTCAAAGAAAATCTTATTGCTCGATGGCAACAGCCTGGCATACCGCGCATTTTTCGCGCTGCCATTATTGACGAACGACAACGGAGTGCACACGAATGCAGTGTACGGCTTCACGACGATGCTGCAAAAGCTATTGGAGGAAGAAAAGCCGACCCATATGATGGTGGCATTCGATGCCGGGAAAACAACTTTCCGCAACGAAGCCTATAAAGAATATAAAGGCGGACGGCAAAAGACTCCGCCGGAACTGTCCGAACAATTCCCGTATTTACGCAAGCTGCTTACGGCATACCAAATCAAACAATACGAACTCGATAATTACGAGGCGGACGATATTATCGGAACGTTGAGCCTTCAAGCCGAACAGGCGGGCGACCAGGTCGTCGTCGTTTCCGGTGATAAGGACTTGACGCAGCTTGCATCAGATTCGACGGTCGTCTACATCACACGAAAAGGCATCACCGATATCGAGAAATACACAGTGGACCATATCCAAGAAAAATACGGCCTGACGCCGCTGCAGATTATCGACATGAAAGGCTTGATGGGCGATTCTTCCGATAACATTCCGGGCGTTCCAGGCGTCGGGGAAAAGACAGCCTTGAAGCTGCTCGCCAAACACGGGTCAGTGGAAGGCGTCTATGAAACGATCGAGGAACAAAAAGGCAAAATGAAGGAAAAGCTTGTGGAAAATGAAGAGCTTGCTTATTTGTCCAAAAAACTCGCGACGATTGAACGCCAAGCGCCCGTAGAAGTGTCGATCGATGAACTCGATTATGCAGGACCCGACCAGGATGAATTGGTGCGCATCTGGAATGAGCTCGCATTTAAATCATTATTGGAAAAGCTGGACTATACGGCAGAGGAAACCGACAAGGAAGAATTGCATTTCGAAGTGCTCGAAACGGTCGATCAGAGCCTGCTCGAAGACGGCATGGCAGTCCACCTGGAACTATACGACGAACATTACCATAGCTGCGATTTGCTGGGAGTTTCCTTGGCATCCGAAAAAGCCACCTACGTCATCCCGATGGAAGTAGCGGAACAATCGGAAGCGCTGAAGGAGTGGCTTGAAGATGAGGCGGCCAACAAATACATGTCCGATTCAAAAGCGGCGACTGCGGCATTTCTCAGAAAAGGTATTAAAATCGACGGGGTCGACTTTGATTTGATGCTCGGGGCCTATATTGTCAATCCTTCGCTCAAGTATACGGACCTGGCTGATATTGTTCGTGAATACGGCTATTCGGATGTCTCGACCAACGAACAGGTGTATGGCAAAGGGGCAAAGAAAAAAGTTCCTGAAGCGGCTGACTTGAATGAGCATATGGCGAGAAAAGCGAGAGCAATCTATAACGTGCGCCCCGTGGTGGTCAAAAAACTGGAAGAAAATGAACAATTTGACTTATACGATAAATTGGAACTGCCGCTTGCAAAAGTGCTCGGCCAAATGGAGTCGCTCGGCGTCAAAGTGGACCGCGGCCAATTGGCTGACATGGGCGTGGAATTGAAACGCAAGCTTGGCATGATCGAACAGGAAATCTATGCGCTTGCCGGACAGGAATTCAATATTAACTCGCCGAAGCAGCTTGGGGTTATCTTATTCGAGCAATTGGGCTTGCCGGCAATCAAAAAGACTAAAACCGGTTACTCGACTGCAGCGGATGTGCTTGAGAAATTGGAAGGCAAACACGAAATCATCCATCATATCCTGATGTACCGCCAGCTCGGTAAATTGCTGTCGACGTATATTGAAGGATTATTGAAAGAGATTCACGAGGACGGCAAAGTCCATACGCGTTTCCAGCAAGCCCTGACGACAACCGGCAGGCTTAGTTCCACGAACCCGAACTTGCAGAACATCCCAGTGCGCCTGGAAGAAGGGCGCAAGATCCGCAAAGCGTTCGTTCCGTCACAACCTGGGTGGGTAATGGTCGCAGCGGATTATTCACAGATCGAATTGCGCGTACTTGCCCATATGTCGAAAGACGAGAGCTTGATCGAAGCGTTCCAGTCGGATCTGGATATCCACACGAAAACAGCCAGTGACGTCTTTAGTGTATCGCTCGAAGAAGTGACTTCCGACATGCGCCGCGCGGCCAAAGCGGTCAATTTCGGCATCGTCTATGGCATCAGCGACTACGGCTTGTCGCAAAACTTGAACATCACCCGTAAAGATGCGGCTGACTTTATCGAACGCTATTTGGCGAGTTTCCCGGGCGTACAAGGCTATATGACATCCATTGTGGAACAGGCGAAAAAAGACGGCTTTGTCACGACCTTGATGAACCGCCGCCGCTATTTGCCGGACATCAATAGCTCGAACTTCAATTTGCGCAGTTTTGCGGAACGTACCGCGATGAATACGCCGATTCAGGGAAGTGCGGCCGATGTCATCAAGCAGGCGATGATCGAAATGGATATCGCGCTTGAACGCGAAGGGCTGCAGTCGAAGATGATCTTGCAAGTGCATGATGAACTGATCTTTGAAGCGCCTGCCGAAGAACTAGAAAAACTCATGGAATTGGTTCCTGAAGTGATGGAGTCGGCCGTGAAACTCAATGTGCCATTGAAAGTCGATATCGCATCAGGCGATACTTGGTACGATACAAAGTAA